In a single window of the Campylobacter iguaniorum genome:
- a CDS encoding flavodoxin, translating into MNKILVAYFSASGQTARLAKTIADAAGGELFEIVPAQIYTPNDLNWHDSNSRSSLEMKDAHSRPAIANLKPNLDAYDTVYVGFPIWWYEAPRIIQTFLQSYDFSAKSVVLFATSGGSGMGQTQNILAQICKANFKSTGVMSSYASKNDVLNLIKKLN; encoded by the coding sequence ATGAACAAGATATTAGTAGCTTATTTTTCAGCAAGCGGGCAAACTGCAAGACTAGCAAAAACAATCGCCGACGCAGCCGGAGGCGAGCTTTTTGAGATAGTTCCAGCTCAAATTTACACCCCAAATGATCTAAACTGGCACGATTCAAACTCTCGCTCAAGCCTAGAGATGAAAGACGCCCACTCACGCCCAGCCATAGCAAATTTGAAGCCAAATTTAGACGCTTACGATACTGTTTACGTGGGCTTTCCGATATGGTGGTATGAGGCGCCGCGTATCATTCAGACATTTTTACAAAGTTATGATTTTAGCGCTAAATCCGTGGTGCTGTTTGCTACAAGTGGCGGAAGTGGTATGGGGCAAACTCAAAATATCTTAGCTCAAATTTGCAAGGCTAATTTTAAAAGTACCGGCGTGATGAGTAGTTATGCTAGTAAAAATGATGTTTTAAATTTGATTAAAAAGCTTAATTAG
- a CDS encoding phosphopantetheine-binding protein — protein sequence MIDEIKELIIKDLNLEDMKISDIDENAPLFSGDGLGLDSVDALELGLSMQKKYGIAVDAKTDNLKEIYHSVKSLADFVEKNRK from the coding sequence ATGATAGATGAGATCAAAGAATTAATCATAAAAGATCTAAATTTAGAAGATATGAAAATATCTGACATAGATGAAAACGCCCCGCTTTTCAGTGGTGATGGGCTTGGACTTGATAGTGTGGATGCTTTGGAGCTCGGACTTTCTATGCAAAAAAAATATGGAATAGCCGTAGACGCTAAAACCGATAATCTAAAAGAGATTTATCACAGCGTAAAGTCGCTAGCTGATTTTGTAGAAAAAAATAGGAAATAA
- a CDS encoding COG4648 family protein, with protein sequence MLVLVKTLIFLATLAYPFFVVLNLGFLSGVLLLLAILWGVRAWLENRIFYLFSLFFVVVYFLNDLKFLYPVAVNLAFLGIFLYSLKDEAIITKFARLKQKDLPIKAINYTRNLTKIWIVFFALNAGICLALAFINEHIWMIYCGFVSYLLVGVLLVGEIIYRKIFVR encoded by the coding sequence ATGTTAGTGTTAGTTAAAACTTTAATTTTTTTAGCGACACTGGCTTATCCGTTTTTTGTGGTTTTAAATTTAGGCTTTTTGAGTGGCGTTTTGCTTTTGCTTGCTATTTTGTGGGGTGTGAGAGCTTGGCTGGAAAACAGGATTTTTTATCTATTTAGCCTATTTTTTGTGGTGGTTTATTTTCTAAATGATTTGAAGTTTTTGTATCCAGTTGCCGTAAATTTAGCATTTTTAGGGATATTTTTATATAGCTTAAAAGACGAAGCTATCATAACTAAGTTTGCAAGATTGAAGCAAAAAGATTTGCCGATAAAAGCTATAAATTACACTAGAAATTTAACTAAAATTTGGATTGTATTTTTTGCTTTGAATGCTGGAATTTGCCTTGCTTTAGCCTTTATAAATGAACATATTTGGATGATTTATTGCGGGTTTGTTAGTTACTTGTTAGTTGGTGTTTTGTTAGTGGGAGAAATTATTTATAGAAAGATTTTTGTGCGATGA
- a CDS encoding acyl carrier protein, with protein MNKDEIFEILRNALVELFEMEPEKIKLEAKIYEDLDIDSIDAIDLIDYIKRQTGHRLEPNDFKNVRTLGDIVEAVAKKF; from the coding sequence ATGAATAAAGATGAGATATTTGAGATTTTAAGAAATGCTTTGGTTGAGCTTTTTGAAATGGAGCCAGAAAAGATAAAGCTTGAAGCTAAAATTTACGAAGATTTAGACATAGATAGCATTGATGCGATTGATTTGATTGATTATATCAAAAGACAAACTGGCCACAGACTAGAGCCAAACGACTTCAAAAACGTCCGAACCCTAGGCGATATCGTAGAAGCAGTTGCTAAAAAATTCTAA
- a CDS encoding lysophospholipid acyltransferase family protein: MKFIKICITGFLFIWFGIICIFGNLLFCPIILLGLQKYKFVRRFSRFLVRNAWGFFIFFTEFLGYQHSNASILKTVGRPGEIIISNHPSLLDIVFFLSKIKNANCIVKGELEKNIFLFAAIKACGYIPNTNNEEFLNKACEALKNGEILVMFPEGSRTKDEIVFHKAAAYIAIKSAKYLTPIYLDMKPRSLKKGEAWYKTPANTINYKFKVLPSIQIDDFSTQKPDPIRARALHNCLKEIYNEEFKNDR, from the coding sequence GTGAAATTTATCAAAATTTGCATAACTGGCTTTTTGTTCATTTGGTTTGGGATTATCTGTATTTTTGGCAATCTACTTTTTTGCCCTATAATTTTGCTAGGATTACAAAAGTATAAATTTGTAAGGCGATTTTCTAGATTTTTAGTAAGAAATGCTTGGGGATTTTTCATATTTTTTACAGAGTTTTTAGGCTATCAGCACTCAAATGCTTCTATTTTAAAAACAGTAGGCAGACCAGGAGAAATAATCATTTCAAATCACCCAAGTTTGCTTGATATTGTATTTTTCTTATCAAAAATCAAAAACGCAAATTGCATAGTAAAAGGCGAACTAGAAAAAAATATTTTTTTGTTTGCAGCCATAAAGGCTTGTGGTTACATACCAAACACAAACAACGAAGAGTTTTTAAACAAAGCTTGTGAAGCTTTGAAAAATGGGGAGATTTTGGTTATGTTCCCTGAGGGCAGCAGGACAAAAGATGAGATTGTTTTTCATAAAGCTGCTGCTTATATCGCTATAAAATCGGCGAAATATCTGACGCCTATTTATCTTGATATGAAGCCAAGAAGCCTAAAAAAGGGCGAGGCGTGGTATAAAACACCAGCAAATACTATAAACTATAAATTTAAAGTATTACCTAGCATTCAAATAGATGATTTTAGCACGCAAAAGCCTGATCCCATAAGAGCCAGAGCCTTGCATAATTGCTTAAAAGAAATTTACAATGAGGAGTTTAAAAATGATAGATGA
- a CDS encoding beta-ketoacyl synthase chain length factor, translating to MKFDIVKFGACGDIAGVDLSQISPLNRRKLSNTAKFIYSSILDFGQFDMPIVFASNFGEINRCIDLLSELSGSSLVSPNSFSASVLNAPVASIGILRQIHSPIYAISSSAPVEDAMICAISKLNEFQQICVIAYEEDALSEFKQCVAFIIKNGDSCELCFEEFDKNAQIQKENPKSTEVFVKNYPNNFSFTGDKLIYKWSFGQ from the coding sequence ATGAAATTTGATATAGTTAAATTTGGCGCTTGTGGAGATATCGCTGGGGTGGATTTGAGCCAAATATCTCCACTAAATCGCAGAAAACTAAGCAATACGGCTAAATTTATCTATTCTAGTATCTTGGATTTTGGGCAATTTGATATGCCTATAGTATTTGCGTCAAATTTCGGCGAGATAAACCGTTGTATAGATTTGTTATCTGAGCTAAGTGGCTCATCGCTGGTTTCTCCAAACTCTTTTTCAGCTTCAGTGCTAAATGCTCCGGTTGCAAGTATTGGGATTTTGCGCCAAATACATAGTCCGATATACGCTATAAGTAGTTCCGCGCCAGTTGAAGATGCTATGATTTGCGCTATTTCAAAGCTTAATGAGTTTCAGCAAATTTGCGTTATTGCTTACGAAGAAGATGCGTTAAGCGAGTTTAAACAATGTGTTGCCTTTATCATTAAAAATGGCGATAGCTGCGAGCTTTGCTTTGAAGAGTTTGATAAAAACGCCCAAATCCAAAAAGAAAACCCAAAAAGCACGGAAGTTTTTGTGAAGAATTATCCAAATAATTTTAGCTTTACAGGCGATAAACTGATCTACAAATGGAGCTTTGGGCAGTGA
- a CDS encoding SDR family oxidoreductase, producing the protein MKDSRRKFIKNSMILGAVSLAGATILNAKTSNKENKMNTQVWYITAASGGLGLALAKYLLSKGDKVAGTSRNLANIIDKLGNESDNFLPLELKFDEKMSQNIEANIAAIKAKFGRLDNVVNNAGYGLLGFVEETSEADLRAQFEVNVFAPFLVAKHALKLMRPQAIKEGGNAQNIRARIFNLSSIAGFRASNNSTPYCMSKFALSALSEGLLLDLKDFGIHSVNIMPAGFRTQFLGTSMELSKKDRISDYELKREAFETHAKNYSGKQAGNPAKFAEILYNVSRMKEPPFSLFLGAAAFSSAKNKIAWLEEDMKNTEAYAGSAADFENSAGSAFSAR; encoded by the coding sequence ATGAAAGATTCTAGGCGTAAATTTATAAAAAATAGTATGATTTTAGGCGCTGTAAGTTTGGCTGGGGCGACTATTTTAAATGCAAAAACCAGTAATAAGGAAAATAAGATGAATACTCAAGTTTGGTATATCACAGCAGCAAGCGGTGGGCTAGGGCTAGCTCTTGCAAAATACCTTCTAAGCAAAGGAGACAAGGTCGCAGGAACTAGTAGAAATCTTGCTAATATCATAGACAAGCTCGGAAATGAGAGTGATAATTTCTTGCCTTTGGAGCTTAAATTTGATGAGAAAATGAGCCAAAATATAGAGGCAAATATCGCCGCAATCAAGGCTAAATTTGGCAGACTTGATAACGTGGTAAACAACGCTGGATATGGGCTTCTTGGCTTTGTCGAAGAAACTAGCGAAGCTGATCTTAGGGCGCAGTTTGAAGTAAATGTTTTCGCGCCATTTCTTGTAGCAAAACACGCATTAAAGCTTATGCGTCCACAAGCCATTAAAGAGGGTGGAAACGCACAAAATATCAGAGCAAGGATATTTAATCTTAGCTCGATAGCTGGATTTAGAGCCTCAAACAATTCAACGCCGTATTGCATGAGTAAATTTGCTCTTAGCGCGCTTAGTGAAGGGCTTTTGCTAGATCTCAAAGACTTTGGGATTCACAGCGTAAATATCATGCCAGCTGGCTTTAGAACGCAGTTTTTAGGCACTAGCATGGAGCTAAGTAAAAAAGATAGAATTAGTGATTATGAGCTAAAAAGAGAAGCTTTTGAGACTCATGCGAAAAATTATAGTGGCAAACAAGCTGGCAATCCAGCTAAATTCGCAGAGATTTTATATAACGTTTCAAGAATGAAAGAACCTCCTTTTAGCCTATTTTTGGGCGCGGCAGCATTTAGCTCTGCTAAAAATAAAATAGCCTGGCTTGAAGAAGATATGAAAAATACTGAGGCTTACGCAGGAAGCGCAGCAGACTTTGAAAACTCAGCAGGAAGCGCATTTAGCGCTAGATAA
- a CDS encoding AMP-binding protein yields MINENVYFLEEKSGFSELADQSLKFGSYLRSKNIKEIKIYLSSTFDFCVALFGAMSANALAHVVSDAKFADINDDNFAHFSGDLDSEFELNLDYEFFLYTSGSSGSSKAIKKSLKDMFEEAIFLRDFLSLNAQNLYTSVTHQHMFGLTFKVFLPLIAGLKVLSKKLDYPEIVLSYDFTNTIFISSPVVLSAISKYGGTNINKADLIVTAGSKLENELRNKFDAKIMEIYGSTETGIVAANFGSGFEILGGVNLSLNDQERLIINSKWCKEYLSSDMAEISGKSLKLLGRFDRIIKLNEFRFSLDEAECELKNHKFISDSKCALLAGDTRIKALICLSKEGKDEFRNSGKNGIIKALKGHLFDKFKTNIRHFKIVEKIEKNSYGKFSVDDFKRVWQRKLTPKFELINPLEMQANISEECFFFEGHFRDFPLVPGFMQVGFVMDALSELGTVIDKPYNVENLKFTAFLRPFDICKITISKEANLINFKVYANEKISASGRIRIV; encoded by the coding sequence ATGATAAATGAAAATGTCTATTTTCTTGAAGAAAAATCTGGCTTTAGCGAGCTTGCAGACCAAAGCTTAAAATTTGGTTCATATTTGAGGTCAAAAAATATAAAAGAGATCAAAATTTATTTGAGCTCTACTTTTGATTTTTGCGTTGCACTTTTTGGAGCGATGAGTGCAAATGCACTTGCTCACGTCGTCTCTGATGCTAAATTTGCCGATATTAATGATGATAATTTCGCACATTTTAGTGGCGATTTGGATAGCGAATTTGAGCTAAATTTGGACTATGAGTTTTTCTTATACACTTCAGGAAGTAGCGGTAGCTCAAAGGCTATAAAAAAGTCGCTCAAAGATATGTTTGAAGAGGCTATTTTCTTGCGCGATTTTCTAAGCTTGAACGCTCAAAATCTCTATACAAGCGTCACTCACCAACATATGTTTGGACTTACTTTTAAGGTGTTTTTGCCTCTTATTGCGGGACTAAAAGTGCTTAGCAAAAAGCTTGATTATCCTGAAATCGTGCTTAGCTATGATTTTACAAATACCATTTTTATCAGCTCTCCAGTGGTTTTGAGTGCTATTAGCAAATACGGAGGAACAAATATTAATAAGGCTGATTTGATAGTTACGGCTGGATCGAAGCTAGAAAATGAGCTGAGAAATAAATTTGACGCGAAAATCATGGAGATATATGGCAGCACAGAAACAGGTATCGTAGCAGCAAATTTCGGGTCTGGATTTGAGATTTTGGGCGGTGTAAATTTGAGCCTAAACGACCAAGAAAGGCTGATTATAAACTCAAAATGGTGCAAGGAATATCTAAGCTCAGATATGGCTGAGATCAGTGGCAAAAGCTTGAAGCTTCTTGGTAGATTTGACCGCATTATAAAGCTAAATGAGTTTAGATTTAGTCTCGATGAGGCTGAATGTGAGCTTAAAAATCATAAATTTATTAGCGATTCTAAATGCGCCTTACTCGCAGGCGACACGCGTATAAAGGCTCTGATTTGCCTTAGCAAAGAAGGCAAGGATGAGTTTAGAAATAGTGGTAAAAACGGGATTATCAAAGCTTTAAAGGGGCATTTGTTTGATAAATTTAAGACAAATATTCGCCACTTTAAAATTGTAGAAAAAATCGAAAAAAATAGTTATGGCAAATTTAGCGTTGATGATTTTAAAAGAGTTTGGCAAAGAAAGCTTACGCCTAAATTTGAGCTGATAAATCCTTTAGAAATGCAAGCAAATATTAGCGAAGAGTGCTTCTTTTTTGAGGGGCATTTTAGGGATTTTCCACTTGTTCCTGGATTTATGCAAGTTGGATTTGTTATGGACGCTTTGAGTGAGCTTGGCACCGTGATTGATAAGCCTTATAATGTGGAAAACTT
- a CDS encoding flavodoxin produces the protein MLNRRDFIKFSIFLFGSNLFANTSKSAIVYYSRTLNTHIFASFISMQTGAKLFRIQTKDSYPKDYDEMVKLAYLQKQNSIFPKLETKFDLSQFDTIFLGVPLWSLDICAPVKSFLVNSDLNDKTIIPFISNAGWSIDMAVKSIKNLCDANVLDAYSFVAKFKEKTKRDLAEFNTNLIANDEAFLNLEKEAIKKWLQNS, from the coding sequence ATGCTCAATCGTAGAGATTTTATTAAATTTAGTATATTTTTATTTGGTTCAAATTTATTTGCAAATACCAGTAAGAGTGCTATAGTGTATTATTCTAGAACGCTAAATACGCATATATTTGCTAGCTTTATATCTATGCAAACAGGTGCTAAGCTTTTTAGGATACAAACTAAAGATAGCTATCCAAAAGACTATGATGAAATGGTTAAATTAGCTTATTTGCAAAAGCAAAATTCTATATTTCCAAAACTTGAAACTAAGTTTGATTTGAGCCAATTCGATACTATATTCTTGGGAGTGCCACTTTGGTCTTTGGATATTTGCGCTCCTGTAAAAAGCTTTTTGGTAAACAGTGATTTGAATGATAAAACTATTATTCCTTTTATATCAAATGCTGGTTGGAGCATAGATATGGCGGTAAAAAGTATAAAAAATCTTTGCGATGCAAACGTACTTGATGCTTATTCGTTTGTAGCTAAATTTAAAGAAAAAACCAAAAGAGATTTAGCTGAATTTAATACAAATTTGATAGCAAATGACGAAGCATTTTTAAATTTAGAAAAAGAAGCCATAAAAAAATGGCTTCAAAACTCTTAA
- a CDS encoding NAD(P)H-dependent oxidoreductase has protein sequence MNTILLINGAKDFGSSKGILNQTLQNQAKQTLKSLGKDILETVIDDGYDVAGELEKWQKADAIIWQMPGWWMGEPWIVKKYIDDVLTAGYGVLYQNDGRSRKDESAKYGSGGLAKDKKYMFSLTWNAPLEAFTNKEHFFGGVGVDGVYLHLHKAHEFLGMSALATFICNDVVKNPQVEQYLKDYDKHLKEIFA, from the coding sequence ATGAATACTATTTTACTAATAAACGGCGCAAAAGACTTTGGCAGCTCAAAAGGTATTTTAAACCAAACCCTACAAAACCAAGCAAAGCAAACCCTAAAATCGCTTGGAAAAGATATCTTAGAAACCGTGATAGATGACGGATATGACGTAGCTGGCGAGCTTGAAAAGTGGCAAAAAGCAGACGCTATCATCTGGCAAATGCCTGGCTGGTGGATGGGCGAGCCTTGGATAGTCAAAAAATATATCGATGATGTACTTACCGCTGGATATGGCGTGCTATACCAAAACGACGGCAGAAGTAGGAAAGACGAAAGTGCGAAATACGGCTCAGGAGGACTAGCAAAAGACAAAAAATATATGTTTAGCCTCACTTGGAATGCGCCACTTGAAGCATTTACAAATAAAGAGCATTTTTTTGGTGGAGTTGGCGTAGATGGCGTGTATTTGCACTTGCATAAAGCTCATGAGTTTTTAGGAATGAGTGCTTTAGCCACTTTCATCTGCAATGACGTAGTCAAAAATCCGCAAGTAGAGCAGTATCTCAAAGACTATGATAAACATTTAAAAGAAATTTTCGCTTAA
- a CDS encoding aldo/keto reductase, producing MQVVELNNGVKMPILGYGVYQISDLKECQRCVEDALSVGYKSIDTAQAYFNEEAVGTAIKTSGIKREELFITTKLWISDMSEEAALKAFDISLKKLGLDYLDLYLLHQPFGDVYGAWRALSKLHKEGKIRAIGVSNFYPDRLVDFCLHNEIKPAINQIECHPLLNQEYAKNVMSEFGIVMEAWAPFGEGKSGMFDNQTIANIGKKYGKTNAQVILRWLIQRGVVVIPKTVRKEIMIENISVFDFSLDENDMSLIAGLESGKTLFLDHREPETVKFLNGLFK from the coding sequence ATGCAAGTAGTTGAGTTAAATAATGGCGTGAAGATGCCTATTTTGGGTTATGGAGTGTATCAAATAAGCGATTTAAAAGAGTGCCAAAGATGTGTAGAAGACGCTCTTAGCGTAGGCTACAAGTCGATCGATACAGCTCAGGCGTATTTCAACGAAGAAGCAGTCGGCACAGCTATCAAGACAAGTGGTATCAAAAGAGAAGAGCTTTTCATCACTACAAAGCTTTGGATAAGCGATATGAGCGAAGAGGCTGCATTAAAGGCTTTTGATATTTCGCTTAAAAAACTTGGTCTTGATTATCTTGATTTATATCTTTTACATCAGCCTTTTGGTGATGTTTATGGAGCTTGGAGAGCGCTTAGCAAACTACACAAAGAAGGCAAAATAAGAGCCATAGGCGTGAGTAATTTTTATCCAGATAGGCTTGTGGATTTTTGTTTGCATAACGAAATCAAACCAGCTATCAACCAAATCGAATGCCACCCGTTGCTAAACCAAGAGTATGCAAAAAATGTGATGAGTGAATTTGGCATCGTGATGGAGGCTTGGGCGCCTTTTGGCGAGGGCAAAAGTGGGATGTTTGATAACCAAACCATAGCAAATATTGGCAAAAAATATGGCAAAACAAACGCACAAGTGATACTAAGATGGCTCATCCAAAGAGGTGTCGTGGTGATCCCAAAAACAGTTCGCAAAGAAATAATGATAGAAAATATCAGCGTATTTGACTTTAGCTTAGATGAAAACGATATGAGCTTGATAGCTGGACTTGAGAGTGGAAAAACCCTATTTTTAGATCACCGCGAGCCAGAAACGGTTAAGTTTTTAAACGGGCTCTTTAAATGA
- a CDS encoding NTP/NDP exchange transporter, with the protein MNINQILSLKKGEGKFLLIAAFFIFSLFASYSLLRPIREALGISGGASELKWLFLGTFIATIIGSILAMILSGAIKRKLYTDFIYGFFALNLVGFFVLIRQIPQSSEAYLIVARSFYIWVSVFNIFVISTAWSLLADLFSKERSARLFGIISAGASLGGIVGAFFVSFLSKFIDVPSFIFISVTCLVVSLVLKNLLIKEALSLEIPQTGVASIKERFERPIGSKNPFVGFFLIIKSHYLLALLGFILLLTSVSTFLYMEQARIISGMFESREARAAAFANIDFIVQLSSFLIQIFITSKIAEFFGVKWLLGVLGFVVALGFVLLAFYPTFGVLVLVMSIRRIGEYSLVKPGREMLFVPLDSESKYKVKNFLDTVVYRAGDSMSAAVEGAIAKISISAVLFVGAFISFAWGILGVYLGKRYEKEDFKFKSEETK; encoded by the coding sequence ATGAATATAAATCAAATTCTAAGCCTAAAAAAGGGCGAGGGCAAGTTTTTGCTTATCGCTGCGTTTTTTATATTTAGTCTGTTTGCTAGTTATTCTTTGCTTAGACCAATTAGAGAAGCCCTTGGCATAAGCGGTGGGGCAAGTGAGCTAAAATGGCTATTTTTAGGGACTTTTATAGCTACAATAATCGGCTCAATTTTGGCTATGATTTTAAGCGGAGCGATCAAACGCAAGCTTTATACAGACTTTATTTATGGCTTTTTTGCTCTAAATTTAGTAGGATTTTTTGTCCTTATTCGCCAAATTCCACAAAGCAGCGAGGCATACTTAATCGTAGCTAGAAGCTTTTATATTTGGGTGAGCGTTTTTAATATTTTTGTGATTAGCACTGCTTGGAGTTTGTTGGCTGACCTTTTTAGCAAAGAAAGAAGCGCTAGATTATTTGGCATTATCTCGGCTGGAGCTAGTTTAGGTGGGATTGTTGGAGCGTTTTTTGTGTCGTTTTTGAGTAAATTTATAGACGTTCCAAGCTTTATTTTTATCTCTGTAACCTGCCTTGTCGTCTCTTTAGTATTAAAAAATTTGCTAATCAAAGAAGCTTTGAGTTTAGAAATACCTCAAACTGGCGTGGCCTCTATAAAAGAGAGATTTGAGCGACCAATCGGCTCCAAAAATCCATTTGTGGGCTTTTTCTTGATTATCAAATCGCATTATTTGCTAGCTTTACTAGGATTTATACTCTTGCTTACTAGCGTTTCGACGTTTTTATATATGGAGCAAGCAAGAATAATCTCTGGTATGTTTGAGAGCAGAGAAGCAAGAGCAGCAGCATTTGCAAATATCGATTTTATCGTGCAACTCTCCAGCTTTTTGATCCAGATTTTCATCACTTCAAAGATAGCAGAGTTTTTCGGTGTCAAATGGCTTTTGGGCGTGCTTGGATTTGTGGTAGCTTTGGGGTTTGTTTTACTGGCATTTTATCCTACTTTTGGGGTTTTGGTGCTTGTGATGAGTATAAGACGCATAGGCGAATACTCACTTGTAAAACCTGGTCGTGAGATGCTTTTTGTGCCACTTGATAGCGAGAGTAAATACAAGGTCAAAAATTTCCTAGATACCGTGGTTTATAGAGCTGGGGATTCCATGAGCGCGGCAGTAGAAGGCGCTATAGCCAAGATTAGCATAAGTGCTGTTTTGTTTGTGGGGGCTTTCATTAGCTTTGCATGGGGGATTTTGGGCGTGTATCTTGGCAAAAGGTATGAAAAAGAGGATTTTAAATTTAAAAGCGAGGAGACAAAATGA